Proteins from a single region of Haloterrigena alkaliphila:
- a CDS encoding LEA type 2 family protein codes for MGRRRTGGAILVAAVLIVSTAAYGVIAADRPRIESVENEWGTVTDERTEIETRIAVDNPLVLRVGDAAADVSYTVSANDIVIASERENSVRLAGDESTVAVSTWLDNDEIPAWWVSHVNGNETTTVRVEPDVVATRGVVELSSEEWTQERTVQTNLLEPLRTNQSQRVQAYERTVFVVEETDAQWGNATSNRTPIDASATVTNPTGIPVPITEIGYTVRLNGIVVGEGVAADRTVIESGSTRTIDASAAIDNAQLDDWWVTHVRNDETSNLTVEFDATLEYAGLRREVPLEFLSYEREFQTDLLGTANASANESAPERDG; via the coding sequence ATGGGACGTCGCAGAACGGGGGGTGCGATACTCGTCGCAGCCGTCCTGATCGTATCGACTGCCGCCTACGGCGTGATCGCGGCGGACCGACCGCGGATCGAATCCGTCGAGAACGAGTGGGGGACCGTCACGGACGAGCGGACGGAAATCGAAACGCGAATCGCCGTCGACAATCCGCTGGTCCTCCGCGTCGGCGACGCCGCGGCGGACGTCTCGTACACCGTCTCGGCGAACGACATCGTGATCGCCTCGGAGCGGGAGAACAGCGTCCGACTCGCCGGTGACGAGAGTACCGTCGCCGTCTCCACGTGGCTCGACAACGACGAGATTCCGGCGTGGTGGGTCTCCCACGTGAACGGGAACGAGACGACGACGGTGCGCGTCGAACCGGACGTCGTCGCCACCCGGGGTGTCGTTGAGCTCTCGTCGGAGGAGTGGACGCAGGAACGGACCGTCCAGACGAACCTGCTCGAGCCGTTACGAACGAATCAGAGCCAGCGAGTTCAGGCGTACGAACGGACCGTGTTCGTCGTCGAGGAGACGGACGCGCAGTGGGGGAACGCCACCAGTAACCGAACGCCGATCGACGCGTCGGCGACGGTGACCAACCCGACCGGAATTCCGGTGCCGATCACGGAGATCGGGTACACGGTACGACTCAACGGAATCGTCGTCGGGGAGGGCGTGGCTGCCGACCGAACCGTCATCGAATCGGGCAGCACGCGAACGATCGACGCCAGCGCGGCCATCGACAACGCCCAGCTAGACGACTGGTGGGTCACGCACGTTCGGAACGACGAGACGTCGAATCTGACGGTGGAGTTCGATGCGACCCTCGAGTACGCGGGGCTCCGGCGGGAGGTTCCCCTGGAGTTCCTCTCGTACGAACGGGAGTTCCAGACGGACCTGCTGGGAACGGCGAACGCGAGCGCGAACGAGTCCGCCCCCGAACGGGACGGATAG
- a CDS encoding mannonate dehydratase has protein sequence MDVSLVLPPEPDERWDLAKQVGVTSAVVHTLEIGDGSRPSAYETLSRWTERFADAGIDVAVLEGGVPLTDTTRLGRPGRDEEIEEFCTLLRNLGELGVPVVCYDWMAGIRWARTDTAVPARGGSLTTAYDDEAMRERPAPDVPDIAREELWANLEYFLERVVPVAEEAGVKLGLHPDDPPREDVHGVPRIVNSVEAYDRVLEIVDSEHNGVTFCQGNFAAMGVDIPETIRHFGDRINFVHFRDVDGDADAFVETWHDAGSTDMRAAMAAYRDIGFDGPIRPDHVPTMAGEENDNPGYETKGRLFAVGYMRGLLDGIDGAE, from the coding sequence ATGGATGTCTCCCTCGTGTTACCGCCGGAACCCGACGAACGGTGGGACCTCGCCAAACAGGTCGGAGTCACCAGCGCGGTCGTACACACCCTCGAGATCGGCGACGGGAGCCGCCCGTCGGCGTACGAGACGCTGTCGCGCTGGACGGAGCGCTTCGCCGACGCGGGGATCGACGTGGCCGTACTCGAGGGCGGCGTCCCGCTGACGGATACGACGCGGCTGGGGCGACCGGGCCGCGACGAGGAGATCGAGGAGTTCTGTACGCTCCTTCGCAACCTCGGCGAACTCGGCGTCCCGGTCGTCTGTTACGACTGGATGGCGGGCATCCGCTGGGCCAGAACCGACACGGCCGTCCCGGCCCGCGGCGGGTCGCTGACCACCGCGTACGACGACGAGGCGATGCGCGAGCGACCGGCGCCGGACGTTCCCGATATCGCCCGCGAGGAGCTCTGGGCGAACCTCGAGTACTTCCTCGAGCGGGTCGTCCCCGTCGCCGAGGAGGCGGGCGTCAAACTGGGACTCCACCCCGACGATCCGCCGCGGGAGGACGTCCACGGGGTCCCGCGGATCGTCAACAGCGTCGAGGCCTACGACCGCGTCCTCGAGATCGTCGACAGCGAGCACAACGGGGTCACGTTCTGTCAGGGGAACTTCGCGGCGATGGGCGTCGACATCCCCGAGACGATCCGCCACTTCGGCGATCGGATCAACTTCGTCCACTTTCGGGACGTCGACGGCGACGCCGACGCGTTCGTCGAGACCTGGCACGACGCGGGGTCCACCGATATGCGGGCTGCCATGGCGGCCTACCGCGATATCGGCTTCGACGGCCCGATCCGTCCGGACCACGTGCCGACGATGGCCGGCGAGGAAAACGACAACCCCGGCTACGAGACGAAGGGGCGGCTGTTCGCCGTCGGCTACATGCGAGGGCTGCTCGACGGGATCGACGGCGCGGAGTGA
- a CDS encoding response regulator → MDDPTRIPSESVSRPRFIEPVLSDPGSLDDILLVEDNPGDARLTVEILRELGWNSTVHITTDGDEALDFLHRRGEYTDAPRSELILLDWHLPRTTGRKILAELEGNRALENVPLVVLSGSGAAIERLEREHPQADASLTKPLNPDDLVTTL, encoded by the coding sequence GTGGACGACCCCACTCGCATCCCATCCGAATCAGTTAGCCGGCCCCGGTTCATCGAACCGGTACTGAGTGACCCGGGTTCGCTCGACGACATCCTCCTGGTCGAAGATAATCCGGGTGACGCTCGCCTCACGGTAGAAATTCTTCGAGAACTGGGCTGGAACTCGACGGTCCACATCACGACCGACGGCGACGAGGCGTTGGACTTCCTCCACCGACGCGGCGAGTACACCGACGCACCGCGCTCCGAGCTGATCCTGCTCGATTGGCACCTGCCTCGGACAACCGGGCGGAAGATTCTGGCTGAACTGGAGGGTAATCGCGCTCTCGAGAACGTCCCGCTGGTCGTGCTCTCCGGGTCGGGCGCCGCGATCGAGCGCCTCGAGCGAGAGCATCCACAGGCGGACGCGTCTCTCACGAAACCCCTCAATCCGGACGACCTCGTGACGACGCTGTAG